A single Sorex araneus isolate mSorAra2 chromosome 8, mSorAra2.pri, whole genome shotgun sequence DNA region contains:
- the PLPPR4 gene encoding phospholipid phosphatase-related protein type 4, which yields MQRAGSGGARGERDISGRRERSASPGCALHTSPGGGRGPRPAAGMSAKERPKGKVIKDSVTLLPCFYFVELPILASSVVSLYFLELTDVFKPVHSGFSCYDRSLSMPYIEPTQEAIPFLMLLSLAFAGPAITIMVGEGILYCCLSKRRNGVGLEPNINAGGCNFNSFLRRAVRFVGVHVFGLCSTALITDIIQLSTGYQAPYFLTVCKPNYTSLNVSCKENSYIVEDICSGSDLTVINSGRKSFPSQHATLAAFAAVYVSMYFNSTLTDSSKLLKPLLVFTFIICGIICGLTRITQYKNHPVDVYCGFLIGGGIALYLGLYAVGNFLPSEESMFQHREALRSLTDPNQDPNRVLAAKSGGGSDGIAHTEGILNRNPRDASSLKRANADVEIITPRSPMGKENMVTFSNTLPRANTPSVEDPVRRNASIHASMDSARSKQLLTQWKNKNESRKLSLQVIETEQGQSPPRSIEMRSSSEPSRVGVNGDHHGPGNQYLKIQPGSVPGCNNSMPGGPRVSIQSRPGSSQLVHIPEETQENISSSPKSSSARAKWLKAAEKTVACSRGSSQPRIMQVIAMSKQQGVLQSSPKGTEGSSVSCTGSIRYKTLTDHEPSAIVRVEAHPENNRPVIQIPSTEGEGSGSWKWKAPEKGSLRQTYELNDLNRDSESCESLKDSFGSGDRKRGNIDGAEHHHHGITTIRVTPVEGGELGSESLSVSSSRDSTLRRKGNIILIPERGSSPENTRNIFYKGTSPTRAYKD from the exons TTGCCTATTTTGGCATCATCGGTGGTCAGTCTGTATTTCCTTGAACTCACGGATGTCTTCAAACCGGTGCATTCCGGATTTAGCTGCTATGACCGGAGTCTCAGCATGCCGTACATCGAACCTACCCAGGAGGCAATTCCCTTTCTTATGTTGCTCAGCTTGGCTTTCGCTGGACCCGCAATTACG ATTATGGTAGGGGAAGGAATTCTCTACTGTTGCCTGTCCAAAAGAAGAAATGGGGTTGGACTGGAGCCCAACATTAATGCCGGAGGCTGCAACTTCAACTCTTTTCTTAGAAGAGCTGTCAGATTCGTTG GAGTGCATGTTTTTGGGCTATGTTCTACAGCTCTCATTACAGATATCATCCAGCTGTCCACAGGCTATCAGGCCCCATACTTTCTGACTGTGTGTAAACCAAACTATACTTCTCTGAATGTGTCTTGCAAAGAAAATTCCTACATTGTGGAAGATATCTGCTCAGGATCTGATCTTACTGTTATTAATAGTGGCAG AAAATCATTCCCTTCTCAACATGCGACTCTCGCTGCCTTCGCCGCTGTATATGTGTCG atgtACTTCAATTCCACATTAACGGATTCTTCTAAGCTTCTGAAGCCTCTCTTGGTCTTCACATTTATCATCTGTGGAATTATCTGTGGGCTAACACGAATAACTCAGTATAAGAACCACCCAGTGGATGTCTATTGTGGCTTTTTAATTGGAGGAGGAATTGCTCTGTACTTG GGTCTGTATGCTGTGGGGAACTTTCTTCCTAGTGAAGAGAGTATGTTTCAGCACCGAGAAGCCCTTAGATCTCTGACCGACCCCAATCAAGACCCCAATCGAGTTCTAGCTGCCAAAAGCGGAGGCGGCAGTGATGGGATCGCTCACACCGAAGGCATCCTCAATCGCAACCCCAGAGATGCCAGCTCGCTCAAGAGAGCCAACGCTGACGTGGAGATCATCACCCCACGGAGCCCCATGGGGAAGGAGAACATGGTCACCTTTAGCAATACCCTCCCGAGAGCCAACACCCCCTCCGTAGAAGACCCGGTCCGGAGAAACGCCTCCATCCATGCCTCGATGGACTCGGCGAGGTCCAAGCAGCTCCTCACCCAGTGGAAGAATAAGAATGAAAGCCGGAAGCTGTCCCTGCAGGTCATCGAGACGGAGCAGGGACAGTCACCACCCCGGTCCATCGAGATGAGGTCGAGCTCCGAGCCTTCGCGGGTGGGGGTCAACGGAGACCACCATGGTCCCGGCAACCAGTACCTCAAGATCCAGCCCGGCAGCGTCCCCGGGTGCAACAACAGCATGCCGGGGGGGCCCCGAGTGTCCATCCAGTCCCGCCCCGGGTCCTCGCAATTGGTGCACATCCCCGAGGAGACCCAGGAGAACATCAGCAGCTCCCCGAAAAGCAGCTCTGCGCGCGCCAAGTGGCTGAAGGCGGCGGAGAAGACGGTGGCGTGCAGCCGGGGCAGCAGCCAGCCGCGCATCATGCAGGTCATCGCCATGTCCAAGCAGCAGGGCGTCCTGCAGAGCAGCCCCAAGGGCACGGAGGGCAGCTCGGTCTCCTGCACCGGCTCCATCCGCTACAAGACCCTGACGGACCACGAGCCCAGCGCCATCGTGCGCGTCGAGGCGCACCCCGAGAACAACCGGCCCGTCATCCAGATCCCGTCCACCGAGGGCGAGGGCAGCGGCTCGTGGAAGTGGAAGGCGCCGGAGAAGGGCAGCCTGCGCCAGACCTACGAGCTCAACGACCTCAACCGGGACTCCGAGAGCTGCGAGTCCCTCAAGGACAGCTTCGGCTCCGGGGACCGCAAGCGCGGCAACATCGACGGCGCCGAGCACCACCACCACGGCATCACCACCATCCGCGTCACGCCGGTGGAGGGCGGCGAGCTGGGCTCCGAGTCGCTGTCCGTGTCCTCCTCCCGCGACTCCACCCTGCGCAGGAAGGGCAACATCATCCTGATCCCCGAGCGGGGCAGCAGCCCCGAGAACACGCGGAACATCTTCTACAAGGGCACCTCGCCAACGCGCGCGTACAAGGACTGA